One genomic segment of Spirochaeta cellobiosiphila DSM 17781 includes these proteins:
- a CDS encoding AMP-binding protein, with amino-acid sequence MKDSWYFIEPYRGKLFTHEWPAIHELIDINAARFPDKKAFLVFDPKEMVLTYGEIQNKCKKLAYYLISQGLKEGDRVALTGKNSPQWACAYLAVLYAGGVIVPIDYQLGIERISHLVKFAGSKFLFSDEEKEKDLSLTVDNIPLLSLAPGKPNYLFELEADAVKLPQVDIDKVAAILYTSGTTGNEKGVMLSHRNFVTDVFVAASHNIMRIYDKDVFYALLPIHHSYTMTAVFLEALGHGSSVVFGKKMAIKQILKDLDKGKVTMFLGIPLLFNKILAGILKGLREKGIIVYGIIRGLMSFSGFCKKYLKINIGKKMFGFILKKVNLHTNRICISGGGPLAPETFKLFNQLGIDFVQGYGMTETAPIITLNPVKSFKESSVGVILPRLDVRIADADSNGIGEIQVKGPINCLGYFQDEESTKALFTEQGFLKTGDMGYIDKDNYLYITGRMKSLIVTEGGKNVYPEEIEDEFQLFGEIEQILVKGYIKDEKLKSEGIEAWIYPAEEASSQMSEKELEQLFQSQVDQVNTRLVTYKKINRFKILKEPMEMTTTKKIKRLKVINQLEGTL; translated from the coding sequence ATGAAAGATTCTTGGTATTTTATTGAGCCATATAGGGGGAAGTTATTCACCCATGAATGGCCGGCAATCCATGAGCTCATAGATATTAATGCTGCTCGCTTTCCTGATAAAAAAGCCTTCCTCGTTTTTGACCCTAAGGAAATGGTTTTAACTTATGGAGAAATACAGAATAAATGTAAAAAACTGGCCTACTACCTGATATCTCAAGGATTAAAAGAAGGAGATAGAGTTGCACTAACAGGAAAAAACTCACCCCAATGGGCATGCGCCTATTTAGCGGTTCTATACGCAGGAGGAGTTATTGTTCCTATTGATTATCAATTAGGAATTGAGAGAATATCCCATTTAGTTAAGTTTGCCGGGAGTAAGTTTTTATTCTCAGATGAAGAAAAGGAAAAGGATTTATCCCTTACAGTTGATAATATTCCCCTTCTGTCACTGGCTCCAGGCAAACCAAACTATCTCTTCGAATTAGAAGCAGATGCCGTTAAACTCCCCCAGGTCGATATAGATAAAGTCGCGGCTATACTCTACACTTCTGGAACAACAGGTAATGAAAAAGGAGTTATGCTAAGTCACCGAAACTTCGTAACAGATGTCTTTGTTGCAGCAAGTCATAACATCATGCGGATCTATGATAAAGATGTGTTCTATGCTCTGTTACCAATACATCATTCTTACACCATGACGGCCGTATTTCTTGAAGCATTGGGTCATGGATCTTCCGTAGTATTTGGAAAGAAAATGGCCATTAAACAAATCCTAAAAGATCTAGATAAGGGTAAGGTCACCATGTTCTTAGGGATCCCCTTGTTATTTAATAAAATCCTCGCCGGAATCTTAAAGGGATTGAGAGAAAAAGGAATTATTGTTTACGGAATCATTCGTGGCTTAATGAGTTTTTCAGGCTTTTGCAAAAAATATTTAAAGATCAACATTGGAAAGAAAATGTTTGGCTTTATTCTTAAGAAAGTGAACCTTCATACAAATAGAATATGTATATCAGGAGGAGGCCCTTTAGCTCCGGAAACCTTCAAATTGTTTAACCAATTGGGAATCGACTTTGTTCAAGGTTATGGAATGACAGAAACGGCACCTATCATAACTTTGAATCCTGTTAAATCCTTTAAAGAATCATCTGTAGGGGTAATACTTCCCCGCTTGGATGTCCGTATAGCTGATGCGGATAGTAATGGCATCGGAGAAATACAAGTCAAAGGGCCTATTAATTGTCTAGGATATTTCCAGGATGAAGAAAGCACTAAAGCCCTATTCACAGAACAAGGCTTTCTAAAGACAGGGGATATGGGTTATATAGATAAGGATAACTATCTCTATATAACAGGAAGAATGAAATCCTTAATTGTTACTGAGGGGGGCAAGAATGTCTATCCTGAAGAAATAGAAGATGAGTTCCAACTTTTTGGAGAAATAGAACAAATCCTGGTTAAGGGATACATAAAAGATGAGAAGCTAAAAAGTGAAGGTATTGAAGCATGGATATACCCAGCAGAAGAAGCATCTAGTCAAATGTCAGAAAAAGAATTAGAACAACTTTTTCAATCACAAGTAGATCAAGTAAACACAAGATTAGTGACTTACAAAAAGATTAACAGATTTAAAATACTTAAAGAACCAATGGAGATGACAACAACGAAGAAAATAAAACGCCTTAAGGTTATTAATCAATTAGAAGGCACTCTGTAA
- the rarD gene encoding EamA family transporter RarD, with translation MKKNIGYIAAASAYITWGLLPIYWKTLQSVPSIEILGHRIFWSFVLLLVLLGFKKNKAHLTYLRDKKKILTILTASIAITINWGVYIYSVTHDFIIEASLGYYINPLISVLLGVLILKEQLGRSGWVALLLATSGVIYQILMYKQFPWISLALAFSFGFYGLQKKRLKMSSQDSLFMETLMILPLALIIVILPGKDSALLTLHGYKKLLLILSGLATTVPLFLFAEGANRIPLTSIGFLQYITPTMTLILGVFLYKEPFDSHRLISFLLIWMGLLIYSIDIIHQYNKVRKTKS, from the coding sequence ATGAAAAAAAACATAGGGTATATAGCCGCAGCATCTGCTTACATTACATGGGGGCTACTCCCTATATATTGGAAGACTCTACAAAGTGTTCCCTCCATAGAAATATTAGGACACAGGATTTTTTGGTCCTTTGTCCTTTTATTAGTATTATTAGGATTCAAAAAAAATAAAGCTCATTTAACATATCTAAGGGACAAAAAGAAAATACTAACTATTCTCACAGCTAGTATTGCCATAACCATCAACTGGGGTGTTTATATTTATTCTGTAACCCATGATTTTATTATTGAAGCCAGCTTAGGATATTATATTAACCCACTGATATCTGTCCTACTAGGAGTTCTTATCCTAAAAGAGCAATTAGGAAGATCTGGATGGGTCGCCTTACTACTTGCTACATCCGGTGTCATCTATCAAATACTCATGTATAAGCAGTTCCCCTGGATCTCCCTTGCTTTAGCTTTTAGTTTTGGTTTTTATGGTTTACAGAAAAAGCGTCTGAAAATGTCATCACAGGATAGCCTTTTTATGGAAACGCTAATGATTCTCCCTTTAGCATTAATAATAGTAATTCTTCCTGGTAAAGATTCTGCTTTGCTAACACTCCATGGTTATAAGAAACTTCTCTTAATACTATCGGGATTAGCTACAACAGTACCCTTATTTTTATTTGCTGAAGGGGCCAATAGAATTCCTTTAACAAGTATTGGTTTTCTACAATATATAACCCCGACAATGACCTTAATATTAGGTGTGTTTTTATATAAGGAACCATTTGATTCTCATCGATTGATTAGCTTTTTACTTATATGGATGGGGCTACTCATTTATTCCATAGACATTATTCATCAGTATAATAAAGTTAGAAAAACTAAAAGCTAG
- a CDS encoding MFS transporter, translating into MGLSKNRSLWNLVIGQSISELGNQFGYIALIAVIYEQTSNFMNVGVLLIIKATIRIVVSPGAGFISDRISSRHMLIGSDLIRFMLTISILFIHNTYIIYIIVALITMAEVCFTPAFAVYLTQTVEDHELLKANAFYAFSTDLMTVIGPALAGVTISIIGTRWGLIGDSLTFGIAALFMFFISSKEKVEDIKLQGSKMTISDLNGHIIVILILGVLLMLYGGAANVLMMPMAQYLSDDFERTLGVLFSCIGTGFLIGSFLVLKSGFSVFQMEKGISLSMVLFALVSLGFTFGNSIIFVGVFCLVNGIANSLFSINSNTLLMKSSRPDIRGMITGLDNALSNGASIMSMSLGSLLLAYTSYQNIFKGLMLFPILGFSLMILIKKLGNNPSF; encoded by the coding sequence ATGGGATTATCTAAAAATAGAAGTTTGTGGAATTTAGTCATAGGACAAAGTATATCTGAACTGGGCAATCAATTTGGTTATATTGCTTTAATTGCTGTGATCTATGAACAGACAAGCAATTTTATGAATGTAGGTGTTTTGTTAATCATTAAAGCCACCATACGAATAGTCGTATCACCTGGTGCAGGATTTATTAGTGATCGTATTTCTAGTAGACATATGTTAATTGGGTCTGATCTGATAAGATTTATGTTAACAATATCTATTCTCTTTATCCATAATACTTACATTATTTATATCATAGTGGCTTTAATTACTATGGCCGAAGTATGTTTTACACCCGCTTTTGCGGTGTATTTGACTCAAACAGTAGAAGACCATGAATTGCTGAAGGCAAATGCTTTTTATGCCTTCAGTACAGATTTAATGACCGTAATTGGTCCTGCCCTGGCAGGCGTTACTATATCAATCATTGGTACCCGCTGGGGACTTATTGGTGATAGTCTGACCTTTGGCATCGCGGCTCTGTTTATGTTCTTTATTTCATCAAAAGAAAAAGTAGAGGATATCAAGCTTCAAGGAAGTAAAATGACAATATCTGACTTAAATGGACACATTATTGTTATTCTTATATTGGGTGTTCTCTTAATGCTATATGGGGGAGCTGCTAATGTCTTAATGATGCCCATGGCTCAGTATTTATCAGATGATTTTGAACGAACATTGGGTGTTTTATTTTCCTGTATTGGTACAGGATTTCTTATCGGTTCCTTTCTTGTTCTTAAAAGTGGATTTTCTGTTTTTCAGATGGAGAAAGGAATCTCTTTATCCATGGTCCTATTCGCTTTAGTATCACTAGGATTCACCTTTGGGAATAGTATCATTTTTGTAGGAGTATTTTGTTTGGTTAATGGAATAGCTAATTCTCTTTTCTCTATAAATTCTAATACATTATTAATGAAGTCTTCCCGGCCAGACATTCGGGGAATGATAACGGGTTTAGATAATGCTCTGAGTAATGGGGCCAGTATTATGTCCATGTCTTTAGGTTCTCTCTTATTAGCGTATACAAGTTATCAAAACATATTTAAAGGGCTTATGCTTTTTCCCATATTAGGTTTTTCCTTAATGATTCTTATTAAAAAGCTAGGTAATAATCCTAGCTTTTAG
- a CDS encoding DUF2589 domain-containing protein yields MAIDSSPATTAQSMLNGIDYGALIGGPLQAAIKAQAMAAQSTWEFIQHVGLNTDSEGNKSAVNVSFSYQKDGELVKLIVPILTIVPIPMIVVDDISIQFKASINASSTQSTSESTAEDISGSASGRAKIGWGPFSMSVSASASYSSKKDSKATSESKYSVEYTQDVSVHATQADMPAGLATILNILSSAATGAKKGGKLTLTPDDGVMDYNGKEVTFALKLTDSNGLNMKEADITVTGIGKDGTDITSKIGTYLKVTSGKIKMTQDITSLKTNDKGELLLTVSLSDGAQSDNLQGFVLNFEATVDDKTLTESASILVAS; encoded by the coding sequence ATGGCAATAGATTCGTCTCCAGCCACTACGGCACAAAGCATGCTTAATGGCATAGATTACGGAGCTCTCATTGGAGGGCCCTTACAAGCAGCTATCAAAGCACAAGCAATGGCCGCTCAATCTACATGGGAATTCATTCAACATGTAGGACTAAACACAGATTCTGAAGGAAACAAGAGTGCTGTCAATGTTTCTTTTAGTTATCAAAAAGATGGGGAACTAGTCAAATTGATTGTTCCTATCCTAACTATTGTTCCTATTCCTATGATTGTAGTGGATGATATTAGCATACAGTTCAAAGCATCTATTAACGCATCATCAACACAAAGTACTTCAGAATCTACAGCTGAAGACATATCAGGATCAGCATCAGGTAGAGCTAAAATAGGATGGGGTCCTTTTAGTATGAGTGTTTCCGCCTCTGCGAGTTACTCAAGTAAGAAGGATTCCAAGGCGACTTCCGAATCAAAATACTCTGTTGAATACACACAAGATGTATCAGTCCATGCTACCCAAGCAGATATGCCAGCGGGATTAGCCACTATACTAAACATTCTATCCAGTGCAGCAACTGGGGCAAAAAAAGGAGGCAAGTTAACATTAACTCCTGATGATGGGGTAATGGACTACAATGGAAAAGAAGTAACCTTTGCCTTAAAGCTTACTGATTCCAATGGGCTTAATATGAAAGAAGCAGATATTACAGTAACAGGAATAGGAAAGGATGGCACAGATATCACTTCAAAAATCGGGACATATCTAAAGGTCACATCAGGTAAGATAAAAATGACACAAGATATTACATCACTCAAAACAAATGATAAAGGTGAGTTATTGTTAACTGTTTCTTTATCAGATGGAGCACAGAGTGACAATCTACAAGGATTTGTTCTTAACTTCGAAGCTACTGTTGATGACAAGACTTTGACAGAATCAGCTTCTATCCTAGTAGCTTCTTAA
- a CDS encoding DUF2589 domain-containing protein, whose translation MAESQFNVVPLQDLFSAPIAAVIEADFMAARQFVEYIKQFGFIPKSDHESEFGDLDYISFDYEQPSSNGSTEKRTMKIPTLSAIPLPLLKVDKADFSFGVKILMSQETAQKKKIQMKENPTSKDTIPNSKSFNWQAMLAAAPQKSKSENSSNKSTSLNANIDVKISVTQADIPAGISKMLSLLGSNIQEKGGDNES comes from the coding sequence ATGGCTGAAAGTCAATTCAATGTAGTACCATTACAAGATCTATTCTCAGCACCAATTGCAGCTGTTATAGAAGCAGATTTTATGGCGGCCAGGCAATTTGTCGAATACATAAAGCAATTCGGGTTTATACCCAAATCAGATCATGAATCAGAGTTTGGCGATCTAGATTATATTAGCTTTGATTATGAACAACCAAGTTCAAATGGTTCTACAGAAAAAAGAACAATGAAAATCCCTACATTATCTGCCATTCCCCTCCCCCTATTAAAAGTTGATAAAGCAGATTTTTCATTTGGTGTAAAAATTCTAATGAGCCAGGAAACAGCACAAAAAAAGAAAATACAAATGAAAGAAAATCCTACATCTAAAGACACAATCCCTAACTCAAAATCTTTCAATTGGCAGGCAATGCTCGCAGCAGCACCACAAAAAAGTAAATCTGAAAACTCATCAAATAAATCTACATCACTCAATGCAAACATTGATGTCAAGATCTCCGTAACTCAAGCAGATATTCCTGCAGGAATATCCAAAATGCTATCCTTACTAGGTAGCAATATCCAGGAAAAAGGAGGAGACAATGAAAGCTGA
- a CDS encoding putative adhesin, whose product MSPPKALLILFGQGEESQANFCLRRSNFASIKIYSWTPEGIPIWDTEIMLVMADAMNKGVIRESYSTIIKSREEGREAKDYILSSLNNVPLPNSISTYLNQTHISNLDATVYHNKSTIIDSDRMLLTIETPQSHINLSTILNNYNFNARSLDVLWCACKMQKETKYEINY is encoded by the coding sequence ATGTCACCACCCAAAGCACTATTAATATTATTCGGTCAAGGAGAAGAATCACAGGCAAACTTTTGTCTTCGTAGATCAAACTTTGCCTCTATCAAGATCTATTCATGGACTCCTGAAGGGATTCCCATATGGGATACAGAAATTATGTTAGTCATGGCAGATGCTATGAATAAAGGAGTCATAAGAGAATCTTATTCAACAATTATCAAAAGCCGAGAAGAAGGAAGAGAAGCGAAAGATTATATTTTGAGTTCTCTTAATAATGTTCCTTTGCCGAATAGTATATCTACTTATCTAAATCAAACTCATATATCTAATTTAGATGCTACGGTCTATCATAACAAATCGACTATCATCGACAGTGACCGTATGCTACTAACCATTGAGACTCCACAATCACATATCAACTTATCGACCATACTTAACAATTACAACTTCAATGCTAGATCCCTGGATGTACTGTGGTGTGCTTGCAAAATGCAAAAGGAGACAAAATATGAAATTAATTACTAA